Proteins encoded together in one Epinephelus lanceolatus isolate andai-2023 chromosome 4, ASM4190304v1, whole genome shotgun sequence window:
- the LOC117250538 gene encoding cytosolic non-specific dipeptidase, whose translation MRGGYINVQATTQGHSVPALGDCYTPLSRDKMNLPVLPSILLLVISAVHAFQYTELAQYIDSHQEEYVEALRDWVAIESDSSNVLKRPDLHRMMEMVAQKLRLMGGTVELVDVGEQELPDGQMLALPKVVTAQFGNDTNKHTVCVYGHVDVQPAKLEDGWATDPYNLTDINGNLYGRGASDNKAPVLAWIHAVEAYQALNMELPVNVKFVIEGMEETGSIGLDAMILAQRDTFFSDIDYIIISDCGWLSRRPALTYGTRGNCYFFAEVEGPKQDLHSGVYGGAVIEPMIDLIGILDTLIDPSGKILIPGIREAVAPLSDEEWKMYQDIEFDIDDYKNKIGVNQLMYNNKVDLLAHRWRYPTVSIHGIEGAFSDPGTKTVIPAKVTAKFSIRQVPNMDPAMVKKQVTDYLHSVFAKRKSPNKLKVTMVIGARPWLADTQHPLYEAGKAAVKRVFNMEPDLIREGGTIPIARTFQDVTGKSIIMLPIGGFDDGMHSQNEKMSRYNYIEGTKLFISYLHEVSQMKKTSV comes from the coding sequence ATGAGGGGCGGGTATATAAATGTCCAGGCAACAACACAGGGCCACAGTGTGCCTGCCCTAGGAGACTGTTACACACCGCTCAGCAGAGACAAGATGAATCTTCCAGTCCTGCCCTCCATTCTGCTGCTCGTCATCTCTGCTGTCCATGCCTTCCAGTACACAGAGCTTGCGCAGTACATTGACAGTCATCAAGAAGAATATGTGGAGGCTCTGCGGGACTGGGTTGCAATCGAAAGTGACTCCAGCAACGTCTTGAAGAGACCAGACCTACACCGCATGATGGAGATGGTGGCTCagaagctgaggctgatgggagggACTGTAGAGCTGGTGGACGTCGGAGAACAAGAACTTCCTGACGGACAGATGTTAGCGTTGCCTAAAGTGGTGACAGCTCAGTTTggcaatgacacaaacaaacacacagtgtgtgtctaCGGTCATGTGGATGTCCAGCCAGCAAAGCTCGAGGACGGTTGGGCAACAGATCCCTACAACCTGACTGACATCAATGGTAACCTGTATGGAAGAGGAGCATCAGACAACAAGGCCCCAGTTTTAGCCTGGATCCATGCTGTGGAGGCTTACCAGGCCCTCAATATGGAGCTGCCAGTAAATGTCAAGTTTGTCATTGAGGGTATGGAGGAGACGGGCTCTATCGGCCTGGACGCCATGATCCTGGCCCAGAGAGACACCTTCTTCTCTGACATTGATTACATCATCATCTCAGACTGCGGCTGGCTCAGCAGACGGCCTGCCCTCACCTACGGCACCAGAGGCAACTGCTACTTCTTTGCTGAGGTTGAAGGACCTAAACAGGACTTACATTCTGGTGTTTATGGAGGCGCTGTGATCGAACCAATGATCGACCTCATTGGCATTCTTGACACGCTGATCGACCCCAGCGGTAAGATCCTGATTCCTGGGATCAGGGAGGCCGTGGCTCCCCTCTCTGATGAGGAATGGAAAATGTATCAGGACATTGAGTTTGACATCGACGACTACAAGAACAAGATCGGTGTCAACCAGCTCATGTACAACAATAAGGTGGACTTGTTGGCCCACAGGTGGCGCTACCCCACTGTCTCCATCCATGGCATTGAGGGCGCCTTCTCTGACCCCGGCACAAAGACCGTCATCCCTGCTAAGGTCACTGCTAAGTTCTCCATCAGACAAGTTCCCAACATGGACCCTGCTATGGTCAAGAAACAGGTAACAGACTACCTTCACTCAGTGTTTGCCAAGCGGAAGAGTCCTAATAAGCTGAAAGTCACCATGGTGATCGGGGCCAGGCCTTGGCTGGCTGACACTCAGCATCCTCTCTATGAGGCTGGGAAGGCTGCTGTCAAGAGAGTTTTCAACATGGAGCCTGATCTGATCCGTGAGGGCGGGACCATCCCTATCGCCAGAACCTTCCAGGATGTGACGGGGAAAAGCATCATCATGTTGCCCATCGGAGGCTTTGATGATGGGATGCACTCCCAGAATGAGAAAATGAGCCGGTACAACTATATTGAGGGAACCAAGTTATTCATCTCCTACCTGCATGAAGTGTCTCAGATGAAGAAGACCAGTGTGTGA